From Paenibacillus sp. FSL H8-0537:
TGTATAAATACAAATTAAACATAGCAGCAGGGCTGCTAGTAGCAGGAATGCTTGTCTCAAGTGGAGGCGTCCAAGCTAAAGAACAAGCAATTAGCGATTCAAGTCAGTCAGGTTTAAGACAAACGTATGCAAGTGCGTCTGTCACTCCTGTTTTTACAGATATAAAGGGGCATTGGGCAGAAGCGACGATTAAGCAGGCGGTAGCAGATGGCTACTTAAAAGGGTATGCAAATGGAACGTTTAAGCCTAATGGACTGATTACACGAGCAGAATTAGCTAGCGTATTGGTGCGTATAACGAACAATAAAAATGACGGCAACAAGGTTAGCTTTACGGATGTGCCAAGCAGCTACTGGGCAGCCAGTGCGATTAATAGTGCAGTTGGAGCGGGCTTTATTAAAGCCGGTGATGCAACGGGCGGGAAATTTAATCCCAATCAAGCGATGACTAGATATGATATGGCGAAGTGGTTCACGCAAGGTCTAGTTCGCAGTGAGGAAAGCTTTGCAACAGCACTAAAGGAAGTGGAAGGTACGCTTTTGCCATTTACGGAAACGTATAAAGTTGGGATTAGCAAGACTCAAGTACCTTACATAGCGATAGCACGCGGAACGGGTCTGATGAAAGGAAAACCGGATGATAGCTTCGGGCTAAATGATACGACCACACGTGCGGAAGTGGCTGTAATGATCTATCGATATTTGAAAATAGAGGGAAGCAAGGCTGAGAGTTATAAAGGTTTAAATGAGCTAAGAGAAGTGGGTGTGTACGGGACGAATGCGATCAGCTTGGGTAAAGCCACAGGCGGGATATCGCTAAGTAAGAAGCCTGCTACCATCTATGATGTCATGGGGAAAGATTTGGCGTTGAAATATAACAGAGGCACGATGGTTATGAATCGTTTTATTGTTGTGGATAACTTGCAGCCGTTAGGCAGTGAGGATCGGAGTATTTTTGCAGATATGTTTACGCGTGTACAAGGGACCTCATTTAGTATTTATACGGAAGTTACAGTCACGGCAAAAGTAGAGTTTGCTGATCCTACCTCCTATTCGAACTCATTTGACTGGATAGGAGGATCCCGAATTCATAGTAAGGAAGATTTGTTTGATTTATATGGTTATACAACAGTGCCAAATCGATTCGGGCCTTTACAGAAACATCAAACGTTTGCAGATTTTTTACCAATAGGTGAACCAGTGAGATTTTGGCAGAAATCGAGTTATCCAGACGGAGCTATTGATATTAAGGCGGCAGACGGCACATGGGGCATTATACGTCTTAATCGGTAATGAAGGATGAAAACTATGAATTTAAAAAAGACTATTCAGGTTTTGTTTCTTTTTAGTTTTCTAATTACTGGGGTATGGGTACTGCAGGAATGGAGGGCTGCAGCAGCAGAAGCTCAAATCACTGCTAGTTCAGTAGCTCCTACAGCTGGACCTCCTACGGTAAGCCCGGCTGGCCCAGTTCGCAAACAGACCAAAACTTATCCTGTCATCAATTTTCAAGATGTCCATCCTAAAGTGGCATGGTCTCAATTGGATAATGGCTTTTTCAGGGCGGAATCTGAGGAGGCGGGAAGGGCTGGTTATGCACCCTATGTGGATGCTAGAAATATTGGATCAACCAATAATCCTTATCCCGCCATCACCAGCTTTACAGGAGTAACGGATATGGAACCATATGCTCCTACTGTCTTTAGAGATGCCAATGATAATCAACATGCTCAAAATGATTTGGAGAAATGGTATATATCAGGAAATAGAGACGAGCATGTTTTTGTGAATGATGAAAATGATGATGCTTATGAGGGGATAAGCTTGTACCCAAATGGAGATTTGAGCAAAAAACTAGTGTATAAGGTAAAAACGGGTGGACCTAGCTATACGAGGCAGATCCCTTTTGCGGTGACTACGCCAGGCACACCAACTAAATATACCGTCGAATATGAATTTAGAGCAAAAATAACATGGCGAGGCGAGGACAAGCAAACGAAAGAAATACGAATCGTAGGGGATGAAATTACCCAGGTCGGTGAAAGTACCTTGCTGCGAGGAGAAGTGTTGACGCAAGGCTTCGAGGGCTCAGATACGTGGTATGCAGTTAATCCCCCTGCGGCGGTCTGGAGTTCAGATCGTTCCGCTGTTGTTAGTGTGACCCCAAGCGGAACGATTGAAGCACATCGTGAGGGGACAGCAAAAATAACCGTACGCTGGCAAAAGGATGGATATGACCTCATTGCCAGTCGTGTCATTAGAGTGGGCTGCGCCGGAGATAGCT
This genomic window contains:
- a CDS encoding S-layer homology domain-containing protein; amino-acid sequence: MYKYKLNIAAGLLVAGMLVSSGGVQAKEQAISDSSQSGLRQTYASASVTPVFTDIKGHWAEATIKQAVADGYLKGYANGTFKPNGLITRAELASVLVRITNNKNDGNKVSFTDVPSSYWAASAINSAVGAGFIKAGDATGGKFNPNQAMTRYDMAKWFTQGLVRSEESFATALKEVEGTLLPFTETYKVGISKTQVPYIAIARGTGLMKGKPDDSFGLNDTTTRAEVAVMIYRYLKIEGSKAESYKGLNELREVGVYGTNAISLGKATGGISLSKKPATIYDVMGKDLALKYNRGTMVMNRFIVVDNLQPLGSEDRSIFADMFTRVQGTSFSIYTEVTVTAKVEFADPTSYSNSFDWIGGSRIHSKEDLFDLYGYTTVPNRFGPLQKHQTFADFLPIGEPVRFWQKSSYPDGAIDIKAADGTWGIIRLNR